Proteins from a genomic interval of Amycolatopsis sp. cg13:
- the mshA gene encoding D-inositol-3-phosphate glycosyltransferase: protein MTLKGFIAEPRRIAVLSVHTSPLEQPGTGDAGGMNVYVSQTAQEMARRGIEVEVFTRATSSDQPPLAELAPGVTVRHVPAGPFEPLARDELPAQLCAFTSGVLRAEAFHEPGYYDLIHSHYWLSGQVGWLARDRWGVPLVHTAHTLAKVKNALLAEGDKPEPRTRVMGEEQVVAEADCLVANTQVEARQLVDLYGAATHAVHAVPPGVDLERFTPGSQLDARRELNLSPDAVVLAFAGRIQPLKAPDVLLHAAAEMLRRRPELASRLVVLVVGGPSGTGLEQPQALRELAVSLGIAEQVRFLPPQNGLKLRTVFRAADVVAVPSYNESFGLVALEAQACGTPVVAAEVGGLPVAVPHGVSGLLVPSHGAAEWADALAAVALRPDRRAELAANAVRHAQRFSWRRTTDSLLDIYAQATIAFRQALELRAEVAV, encoded by the coding sequence GTGACCCTCAAGGGATTCATCGCTGAGCCGCGCCGGATCGCGGTCTTGTCCGTGCACACCTCCCCGCTCGAGCAGCCGGGCACCGGCGACGCGGGCGGGATGAACGTGTACGTCAGCCAGACCGCGCAGGAGATGGCGCGGCGCGGCATCGAGGTCGAGGTCTTCACCCGGGCGACCTCGTCCGACCAGCCGCCGCTGGCCGAGCTGGCGCCCGGCGTGACGGTGCGGCATGTGCCGGCCGGGCCGTTCGAGCCGCTGGCGCGCGACGAGCTGCCCGCGCAGCTGTGCGCGTTCACCTCGGGCGTGCTGCGCGCGGAGGCGTTCCACGAGCCGGGGTACTACGACCTGATCCATTCGCACTACTGGCTGTCGGGCCAGGTCGGCTGGCTCGCGCGCGACCGCTGGGGCGTGCCGCTCGTGCACACCGCGCACACGCTGGCCAAGGTCAAGAACGCGCTGCTCGCCGAGGGCGACAAGCCCGAGCCGCGGACGCGCGTGATGGGCGAGGAGCAGGTGGTCGCCGAGGCGGATTGCCTCGTCGCGAACACGCAGGTCGAGGCTCGGCAGCTGGTCGATCTCTACGGGGCCGCCACGCACGCGGTGCACGCCGTGCCGCCGGGGGTCGACCTCGAACGGTTCACGCCCGGCTCGCAGCTGGACGCGCGCCGCGAGCTGAACCTGTCGCCGGACGCGGTCGTGCTCGCCTTCGCCGGACGGATCCAGCCGCTCAAGGCGCCGGACGTCCTGCTGCACGCGGCGGCGGAAATGCTGCGGCGGCGGCCGGAATTGGCGTCGCGGCTGGTGGTTTTGGTGGTCGGCGGGCCGTCCGGGACCGGGTTGGAGCAGCCGCAGGCGTTGCGGGAGCTGGCGGTGTCGCTGGGCATCGCGGAGCAGGTGCGCTTCCTGCCGCCGCAGAACGGGCTGAAGCTGCGCACGGTGTTCCGCGCGGCCGACGTCGTCGCGGTGCCGAGCTACAACGAATCCTTCGGTCTGGTCGCGCTCGAAGCGCAGGCGTGCGGCACGCCGGTGGTGGCGGCCGAGGTCGGCGGGCTGCCGGTCGCGGTGCCGCACGGGGTTTCCGGGCTGCTGGTCCCGTCGCACGGCGCGGCGGAATGGGCCGACGCGCTCGCCGCGGTCGCGTTGCGGCCGGATCGTCGAGCCGAACTCGCGGCCAACGCGGTGCGGCACGCGCAGCGGTTTTCCTGGCGGCGCACCACGGATTCGCTGCTCGACATCTATGCTCAGGCGACCATAGCGTTCCGGCAGGCGCTGGAACTGCGGGCGGAGGTGGCAGTGTGA
- a CDS encoding Ig-like domain-containing protein, translating to MIERRTVFKAVLATGAAALAAACSGGSNDGTASPQGGSGDNGGKPVAPVAKLTATPAVGAKDASVREPVVVKVTEGKLTEVKLTNEGGDEIKGELAADGLSWTSSEPLGYGKTYNYAAKATGTDQRPVELKGSFATVSPAKTVRATLNPGDDAEVGVAMPISVKFNGGAPKDRAAVEKALKVKTSKDVEGSWAWMSANQVDWRPKEYWPANTSVEVEANLYGVDLGGGVFVKSDVSTKFKIGRNQVVKIHTPDHVMKVYRGGAESASYPCSNGLDSVVDRNTPNGTFIIMSKEPHAVFDNARYGYTNVNKKWACRFSNHGEFIHENQDNAAAIGKTNNSHGCVNLLEADAKAYFDTAMIGDPVEVTGSKLGSPTNSDVKDWFYDWSTWKSLSAAK from the coding sequence GTGATCGAGCGCCGTACGGTGTTCAAGGCCGTTCTCGCGACCGGCGCGGCGGCGCTGGCCGCCGCGTGCTCGGGCGGCAGCAACGACGGCACCGCGTCGCCGCAGGGCGGGAGCGGCGACAACGGCGGCAAGCCGGTCGCTCCGGTGGCGAAGCTCACCGCGACCCCGGCCGTCGGGGCCAAGGACGCCAGCGTGCGCGAACCGGTGGTGGTGAAGGTCACCGAAGGCAAGCTCACCGAGGTCAAGCTGACCAACGAGGGCGGCGACGAGATCAAGGGCGAGCTCGCCGCCGACGGCCTGTCCTGGACCAGCTCCGAACCGCTCGGCTACGGCAAGACCTACAACTACGCGGCCAAGGCGACCGGCACCGATCAGCGGCCCGTCGAGCTCAAGGGCTCGTTCGCGACGGTCAGCCCGGCCAAGACGGTGCGCGCCACGCTCAACCCGGGCGACGACGCCGAGGTCGGCGTCGCGATGCCGATCAGCGTGAAGTTCAACGGGGGCGCGCCGAAGGACCGGGCCGCGGTCGAGAAGGCGCTCAAGGTCAAGACCAGCAAGGACGTCGAGGGCTCGTGGGCCTGGATGTCGGCGAACCAGGTCGACTGGCGGCCCAAGGAGTACTGGCCGGCCAACACGAGCGTCGAGGTCGAGGCCAACCTGTACGGCGTGGACCTCGGCGGGGGCGTCTTCGTGAAATCGGACGTCAGCACCAAGTTCAAGATCGGCCGCAACCAGGTGGTCAAGATCCACACGCCGGACCATGTGATGAAGGTCTACCGCGGCGGTGCGGAGAGCGCGAGCTACCCGTGCTCCAACGGGCTCGACTCGGTCGTCGACCGCAACACCCCGAACGGCACCTTCATCATCATGTCGAAGGAGCCGCACGCGGTGTTCGACAACGCCCGCTACGGCTACACCAACGTCAACAAGAAGTGGGCCTGCCGGTTCTCCAACCACGGCGAGTTCATCCACGAGAACCAGGACAACGCGGCCGCGATCGGCAAGACCAACAACTCGCACGGCTGCGTCAACCTGCTCGAGGCGGACGCCAAGGCCTACTTCGACACGGCGATGATCGGCGACCCGGTCGAGGTCACCGGCTCGAAGCTGGGCAGCCCGACGAACTCCGACGTCAAGGACTGGTTCTACGACTGGTCGACCTGGAAGTCGCTCTCGGCCGCGAAGTGA
- a CDS encoding alpha/beta fold hydrolase, producing MNTEVTGAGGVRIALRVEGPENARPIVFVHGWAQSAAAWSAQFADPALSGQFRLVAMDLRGHGASDVPEDGYDDPAQWAGDLAAVLDFAGPDAIVVGWSYGGLVITDYLREHGTARLGGIVLVGAITEIGRKREGGATGPIMRAALPAALSDDAEVAIPALVEFTRAQASAKVPGGYAQAMLGSSLSVPPAVRGALFRRDIGSGEVLAAVDKPALVVHGSADGVVDPSAAEYSAGKIPGAVLRWFVEAGHLPFVEEPEDFNSVLRRFAGDAAAE from the coding sequence GTGAACACTGAGGTAACCGGGGCCGGCGGCGTGCGGATCGCACTGCGCGTCGAAGGCCCGGAGAACGCGCGTCCGATCGTCTTCGTGCACGGCTGGGCCCAGTCCGCCGCGGCCTGGTCCGCCCAGTTCGCCGATCCGGCGCTGAGCGGGCAGTTCCGGCTCGTCGCGATGGACCTGCGCGGGCACGGCGCGTCCGACGTCCCGGAGGACGGCTACGACGATCCGGCGCAGTGGGCCGGGGATCTCGCGGCGGTGCTCGACTTCGCCGGTCCGGACGCGATCGTCGTCGGCTGGTCCTACGGCGGGCTGGTGATCACGGACTACCTCCGCGAGCACGGCACCGCACGGCTCGGTGGCATCGTGCTCGTGGGCGCGATCACCGAGATCGGCCGCAAGCGCGAAGGCGGCGCGACCGGGCCGATCATGCGGGCCGCGCTGCCCGCCGCGCTCTCGGACGACGCCGAGGTGGCGATCCCCGCGCTGGTCGAGTTCACCCGCGCCCAGGCCAGCGCAAAAGTGCCCGGTGGGTACGCGCAGGCGATGCTCGGCAGTTCGCTTTCGGTGCCGCCCGCGGTGCGCGGCGCGCTGTTCCGGCGGGACATCGGCAGTGGTGAGGTGCTTGCCGCGGTCGACAAGCCCGCGCTCGTGGTGCACGGATCGGCCGACGGGGTGGTGGATCCTTCGGCGGCAGAGTATTCGGCCGGGAAGATTCCGGGGGCCGTCCTGCGTTGGTTCGTTGAGGCCGGGCATCTGCCGTTCGTCGAGGAGCCGGAGGACTTCAACTCCGTGCTGCGGCGGTTCGCCGGGGACGCAGCAGCCGAGTAG
- a CDS encoding UDP-N-acetylmuramate dehydrogenase codes for MDIAETPGPARLAEYTTLRLGGPVRRFVTATTAAELVSAVRDADDAGEPVLLLGGGSNLVVGDEGFDGTLVRIANTGWTRDGDIVEVAAGQEWDAFVAALVDNGLGGLECLSGIPGSVGATPIQNVGAYGGEVAESIVSVELYDRAAKEVRTVKADELGFAYRTSVLKGTDRGVVLSVRFRIDPSGQSAPIRYAELARTLGVEIDAKVPAAQARDAVLGLRRGKGMVLDPADHDTWSAGSFFTNPIVPEAEASKVLERIAESTEGKIPQYPASGGVKLSAAWLIERAGFGKGYPGPGGRVSLSTKHTLALTNRGEASTEDLLGLAREVRDGVEERFGVRLRPEPLLINCSL; via the coding sequence GTGGACATCGCTGAAACGCCTGGTCCGGCTCGCCTCGCCGAGTACACGACCCTCCGCCTCGGCGGGCCGGTGCGCCGGTTCGTCACCGCGACCACCGCCGCGGAACTCGTCTCCGCCGTGCGCGACGCCGACGACGCGGGCGAGCCCGTCCTGCTGCTCGGCGGCGGCTCGAATCTCGTGGTCGGCGACGAAGGCTTCGACGGCACCCTCGTGCGGATCGCCAACACCGGCTGGACCCGCGACGGCGACATCGTCGAGGTGGCCGCCGGGCAGGAGTGGGACGCGTTCGTCGCGGCGCTGGTCGACAACGGCCTTGGCGGGCTCGAATGCCTCTCGGGGATCCCGGGATCGGTGGGAGCGACGCCGATCCAGAACGTCGGGGCGTACGGCGGCGAGGTGGCCGAGTCGATCGTCTCCGTCGAGTTGTACGACCGGGCGGCGAAAGAGGTTCGCACGGTCAAGGCCGACGAGCTTGGCTTCGCCTACCGCACCAGTGTCCTCAAGGGCACCGATCGCGGCGTCGTGCTGAGCGTGCGGTTCCGGATCGATCCAAGTGGGCAGTCCGCGCCTATCCGGTACGCCGAGTTGGCGCGCACGCTGGGTGTCGAGATCGATGCGAAAGTCCCCGCCGCGCAGGCTCGGGACGCGGTGCTCGGACTGCGGCGTGGCAAGGGCATGGTGCTCGACCCGGCCGATCACGACACCTGGAGCGCGGGGTCGTTCTTCACCAATCCGATCGTTCCCGAAGCGGAAGCGTCAAAGGTCCTCGAGAGGATCGCGGAGTCGACTGAGGGCAAGATCCCGCAGTATCCGGCCAGCGGCGGGGTGAAGTTGTCCGCCGCGTGGCTCATCGAACGGGCCGGGTTCGGCAAGGGGTACCCCGGGCCCGGCGGGCGGGTTTCACTGTCCACCAAGCACACTCTCGCGCTCACGAATCGCGGTGAGGCCAGCACGGAGGACCTGCTTGGCCTAGCTCGTGAGGTCCGCGACGGGGTCGAAGAGCGGTTCGGCGTGCGGCTGCGGCCGGAACCACTGCTGATCAACTGTTCGCTCTGA